From Paenibacillus graminis, a single genomic window includes:
- the nifD gene encoding nitrogenase molybdenum-iron protein alpha chain → MGLNIEENKKLVEEVLEAYPKKAKKDREKHFQINTEEAQSCGTCALKSNIKSRPGVMTPRGCSYAGSKGVVWGPIKDMVHISHGPIGCGQYSWGTRRNYANGTLGIDNFTAMQITSDFQETDIVFGGDKKLEVIMREITEMFPLAKGITVQSECPVGLIGDDIEAVSKKMAKELDMPIVPVRCEGFRGVSQSLGHHIANDAIRDFVLGKAELAETGPYDVNIIGDYNIGGDAWASRILLEEMGLRVIAQWSGDGTLNELEIAHKAKLNLIHCHRSMNYMVDHMEKAYDIPWMEYNFFGPSKTYESLRAIAARFDATIQENCEKMIAKHKPAMDAIINKYKPRLENKKVLLMIGGLRSRHTIGAYEDLGMDIVASGYEFAHKDDYERTFPMMKEGTIIMDDPTAYELEELAQKLNVDLVGSGVKEKYVYHKMGVPFRQMHSWDYSGPYHGFDGFKIFAKDMDMTVNSPVWNLIRKKEKAQKEGAGV, encoded by the coding sequence TCAGATCAATACTGAAGAAGCCCAATCCTGCGGCACCTGTGCCCTGAAGTCTAATATAAAATCCCGTCCCGGCGTAATGACGCCACGCGGCTGCTCCTATGCAGGCTCCAAAGGTGTGGTATGGGGTCCGATTAAGGACATGGTTCATATCAGCCACGGTCCTATCGGCTGCGGTCAATACAGCTGGGGCACACGCCGCAACTATGCCAACGGCACGCTGGGGATCGACAATTTTACAGCCATGCAGATTACGAGTGATTTCCAGGAAACGGACATCGTTTTCGGCGGTGACAAGAAGCTGGAAGTCATCATGCGCGAGATTACGGAAATGTTCCCTCTTGCCAAAGGGATCACTGTGCAATCCGAATGTCCGGTTGGCCTGATCGGTGATGACATTGAAGCGGTATCCAAAAAAATGGCTAAAGAGCTGGATATGCCGATTGTACCTGTACGCTGCGAAGGATTCCGCGGCGTCAGCCAGTCGCTGGGCCACCACATTGCCAATGATGCCATCCGCGATTTCGTGCTGGGCAAAGCTGAACTGGCTGAAACCGGCCCCTACGATGTCAATATTATCGGCGATTATAATATCGGCGGCGATGCATGGGCTTCCCGTATTCTGCTGGAAGAAATGGGCCTTCGGGTCATTGCCCAATGGTCCGGCGACGGTACCCTGAACGAGCTGGAAATTGCCCATAAGGCCAAGCTGAATCTGATTCACTGCCACCGCTCCATGAACTACATGGTGGATCATATGGAGAAGGCCTATGACATACCGTGGATGGAATACAATTTCTTCGGACCTTCCAAGACTTATGAGAGCCTGCGTGCCATCGCAGCCCGGTTCGATGCAACGATCCAGGAGAACTGTGAGAAAATGATTGCGAAACATAAACCGGCAATGGATGCCATCATTAATAAATACAAACCGCGTCTGGAAAATAAAAAGGTGCTGCTGATGATCGGAGGTTTGCGTTCCCGCCACACGATCGGTGCTTATGAGGATCTGGGCATGGATATTGTAGCTTCCGGTTATGAATTTGCCCATAAGGATGACTATGAGAGGACCTTTCCTATGATGAAGGAAGGAACCATCATTATGGATGACCCGACTGCATATGAGCTGGAAGAACTGGCTCAGAAATTAAATGTCGATCTGGTAGGCTCGGGCGTCAAGGAAAAATATGTGTACCACAAGATGGGTGTACCGTTCCGCCAGATGCATTCCTGGGACTACAGCGGTCCGTATCACGGGTTTGACGGGTTCAAAATCTTCGCCAAGGACATGGATATGACCGTTAACAGTCCGGTATGGAATCTGATCCGCAAGAAGGAAAAAGCGCAGAAAGAGGGGGCGGGCGTATGA